A window from Argopecten irradians isolate NY chromosome 3, Ai_NY, whole genome shotgun sequence encodes these proteins:
- the LOC138318577 gene encoding WD repeat-containing protein 43-like — MEALVPFSVTRNGEYALYSSPDGVLKLWDTATGNLRQEYTPSAHLSATCTCLAWCPTGCRSEKPRKKKKRKSKGEVVDTSEEQSEDTVAIGTTAGNILLYNTRLGDIQTQLDGGHNDRVNGLSWQNDDGSLYSCSSDQYIVHWDVSNNSIKHKWKADKGSIHSVCVCSTHHLLSAGRTIKLWNTQTHEMLKRFTGHSTEVFRLLPVPFTMNFNGDSVDSLYFLSAAVNDRILNAWHTKSSDKTAVASFSLPDEPVMFDISREPHPDQSLLLTVVTKAGQILVFEHTLNGKLKQPVKPKVTIQVATPGGKEEIPRPIPILAAHICDDKSSNILLVHGNFLKPTFEKLPYKNTESDICLIRQDKSRVSLKVEESTVSKIKTPDVSKDMTVLVPELMAPSVPSATPGRRQKRKTSTSEMTIEARLNAIGMGASKTDKAAITPPKTDGLARLLTQGLQSKDSKIISSVLNQNDTIIENTVRRLPVQSIIPLVQHLTVQMQGRAAGSHKMVKWIKNILVVHTSYLMTFPEVVEIFSSLYQMMDARTAAFSRLSKLQGKLDLILSQITTQEQHEEETLTGQTPLLMYQEESSDDDEMVLDANSQSDSDDNLDLFDLDEQETAGEEVVKNGEDDMETDG, encoded by the exons ATGGAGGCACTAGTGCCATTTTCGGTGACACGAAACGGCGAATATGCATTATATTCAAGTCCAGATGGTGTTTTAAAATTATGGGACACTGCTACCGGTAACCTTAGACAGGAATATACACCAAGCGCACACCTGTCAGCCACGTGTACCTGCCTAGCATGGTGTCCAACTGGGTGTAGGTCG GAAAAGCCAAGGAAAAAGAAAAAGCGGAAGTCTAAAGGAGAGGTGGTGGATACCTCAGAGGAACAATCTGAAGACACAGTGGCTATCGGAACCACCGCTGggaatatattattatataacacaAGACTTGGGGACATACAGACACAATTG GATGGTGGCCATAATGACCGTGTTAATGGGCTGAGTTGGCAGAATGATGACGGTAGTTTGTACAGTTGTTCTAGTGACCAGTATATTGTCCACTGGGATGTTTCAAACAACTCTATCAAACA TAAATGGAAGGCTGACAAAGGCAGTATCCATTCTGTGTGTGTTTGTTCGACTCATCACCTTTTATCTGCGGGGAGAACCATAAAGTTATGGAATACACAAACACACGAAATGTTAAAA AGATTCACCGGCCATTCTACAGAAGTATTCAGATTGTTACCTGTACCGTTTACCATGAATTTTAATGGAGATTCTGTTGATAGTTTATATTTTCTTTCGGCTGCTGTAAATGACAGAATTTTAAATGCTTG GCACACAAAGTCTTCTGACAAGACTGCTGTAGCGTCGTTCTCGCTGCCTGATGAACCTGTGATGTTTGATATCTCCAGGGAACCACACCCGgatcag AGCCTGCTACTGACAGTTGTAACAAAAGCAGGACAGATCCTGGTGTTTGAACACACATTGAATGG GAAGTTAAAGCAGCCTGTAAAACCGAAGGTGACCATACAGGTGGCTACACCTGGGGGTAAGGAGGAGATTCCACGGCCCATTCCCATTCTCGCTGCACATATCTGTGATGACAAAAGCAGTAATATCTTATTGGTGCATGGAAACTTTTTAAAACCAACGTTTGAGAAATTG CCTTACAAGAACACAGAATCTGACATATGCTTGATACGACAGGATAAGTCAAGGGTTTCACTTAAAGTGGAAGAGTCCACTGTTTCTAAG ATTAAGACACCAGATGTGTCTAAAGATATGACGGTTCTGGTACCTGAGCTTATGGCACCAAGTGTCCCATCAGCCACACCGGGGAGAAGACAAAAGAGGAAAACATCTACATCAGAG ATGACGATAGAAGCACGACTGAATGCTATTGGTATGGGGGCCTCTAAGACTGATAAGGCTGCAATCACGCCGCCTAAAACAGATGGCTTAGCCAGACTTCTTACCCAGGGACTGCAGAGCAAGGATTCTAAGATCATTAGC AGCGTGCTAAATCAGAATGACACAATAATAGAGAACACTGTCAGGAGATTACCAGTTCAGTCCATCATACCACTAGTACAGCACCTAACTGTACAGATGCAGGGCAGAGCAGCGGG GTCTCACAAAATGGTAAAATGGATTAAGAACATCCTGGTTGTGCATACATCTTATTTGATGACA TTTCCAGAGGTGGTGGAAATCTTCAGTTCCCTTTACCAGATGATGGACGCAAGGACAGCTGCCTTCAGTCGTCTGTCCAAACTTCAAGGCAAGCTTGACCTTATTTTGTCACAG ATAACGACACAAGAGCAACATGAAGAAGAGACTTTAACAGGTCAAACTCCACTGCTGATGTACCAGGAAG AATCCTCAGACGATGATGAGATGGTGCTTGATGCGAACAGTCAATCTGATTCTGAT GATAACTTAGACCTGTTCGATCTGGATGAACAAGAAACTGCTGGTGAAGAAGTTGTTAAGAATGGTGAAGATGATATGGAGACGGATGGCTAG